From the genome of Deinococcus roseus, one region includes:
- a CDS encoding FG-GAP repeat domain-containing protein — MKKTLLSSLTLALLVSACSTTPLPHSEHNRSAKFKSLGRVELDLGTSGGIQKQALTFGNPQVQFKGISSNVYDVNGWRYFVATYAIRNASGNGTPDPNARTNITLVAAETANTMANTAIRKLRRADDVLVDPALAKQMFPMTAVDANLSPIPSKASFQALTQAEVDAILPATLSDGVLNLFPYGYVVDNVAGGRTLPGNPLTDQYDGTFTMAWKTPLQTPIENTPRKFSFIAEVLQDTETRVTEALDEQTADSNLLVTRANTAGATLVNILPGSTFTALPTRTICKIPLASGFNPPYLVNQTSSFSKPLPPTSSKANQNTTVKAVFNCADHNFTLNPLGSQFLIFGSFTGKRLTDGNPFNSGTLTQLPDGSWQYTPSATAGFKPGEEVEATINWTNAASAFVLRFRIGTGAQGAAGYDTVKRYATNSQSPVNITLGDVNNDGNLDLLVGYSGTNASSVSVLLGYGNGVFDARQEINTGTRPFGLQLHDFNGDGNLDIATANSTNTVSILLGNGNGTFQTKTDYATGNNPLAVTAGDLTGDGKPDLVVSNFQSGSNSISVLLNTGNGTFQAKTDYTTGTQPYHVTLADMNNDGRLDAVTANYGSSTTSVLLGNGDGTFQAKTDYATAANAREVAVGDVNGDNKTDVVVVSSTTSKVSVLLGNGDGTLQSKVDYTVAGLGGAVKLGDFDGNGNLDIITAHTNTGNVSILNGNGDGTFQTKVDTAVDPALRGLALGDINNDTKLDFAVVSLLNNRVSIFPKK; from the coding sequence ATGAAAAAAACCCTGCTTTCCAGCCTCACCCTCGCCCTTCTCGTCTCTGCCTGCAGCACCACCCCCCTGCCCCACAGCGAACACAACAGATCCGCCAAATTCAAATCCCTCGGCAGGGTGGAACTCGACCTCGGCACCAGCGGAGGCATCCAGAAACAGGCCCTCACCTTCGGCAACCCCCAGGTGCAATTCAAAGGCATCTCCAGCAACGTCTACGACGTGAACGGCTGGCGGTACTTCGTGGCCACCTACGCCATCCGCAACGCCTCAGGCAACGGAACCCCCGACCCCAATGCCCGCACCAACATCACCCTGGTTGCCGCTGAAACCGCCAACACCATGGCCAACACCGCCATCCGCAAACTCAGAAGGGCAGACGATGTGCTGGTGGACCCCGCACTGGCAAAACAAATGTTCCCCATGACCGCCGTGGACGCCAACCTCAGCCCCATCCCCAGCAAAGCCAGCTTCCAGGCCCTCACCCAGGCCGAAGTGGACGCCATCCTGCCCGCCACCCTCTCCGATGGGGTCCTCAACCTCTTCCCTTACGGCTATGTGGTCGACAACGTGGCCGGAGGCCGCACCCTCCCCGGCAACCCCCTCACCGACCAGTACGATGGCACCTTCACCATGGCCTGGAAAACCCCCCTGCAAACCCCCATCGAGAACACCCCCCGCAAATTCAGCTTCATTGCCGAAGTCCTTCAGGACACCGAAACCCGCGTCACCGAAGCCCTTGATGAACAAACTGCAGACAGCAACCTGCTGGTCACCCGCGCCAACACCGCAGGAGCGACCCTGGTCAACATCCTGCCCGGCAGCACCTTCACTGCACTGCCCACCCGCACCATCTGCAAGATCCCCCTGGCCAGCGGCTTCAACCCCCCCTACCTGGTCAACCAGACCTCCAGCTTCAGCAAACCCCTCCCGCCCACCTCCAGCAAAGCCAACCAGAACACCACCGTCAAAGCCGTGTTCAACTGCGCCGACCACAACTTCACCCTCAACCCCCTCGGCAGCCAGTTCCTGATTTTCGGTTCCTTCACCGGAAAACGCCTCACCGACGGCAACCCCTTCAACTCCGGAACGCTCACCCAACTCCCAGACGGCAGCTGGCAATACACCCCCTCCGCCACAGCAGGCTTCAAACCCGGCGAAGAAGTGGAAGCCACCATCAACTGGACCAACGCCGCCTCCGCGTTCGTGCTCCGGTTCCGCATCGGCACCGGAGCGCAAGGTGCAGCGGGCTACGACACCGTCAAACGCTACGCCACCAACTCCCAGAGCCCCGTGAACATCACCCTGGGAGACGTCAACAACGACGGAAACCTCGACCTCCTGGTGGGCTACTCCGGCACCAACGCCAGTTCGGTCAGCGTGCTGCTCGGTTACGGCAACGGGGTGTTTGATGCCCGACAGGAAATCAACACCGGCACCCGCCCCTTCGGCCTGCAACTCCACGACTTCAACGGAGACGGAAACCTCGACATTGCCACCGCCAACTCCACCAACACCGTCAGCATCCTGCTCGGCAACGGCAACGGCACCTTCCAGACCAAAACCGACTACGCCACCGGAAACAACCCCCTCGCGGTCACCGCTGGAGACCTCACAGGTGACGGCAAACCCGACCTGGTGGTGTCCAACTTCCAATCCGGTTCCAACAGCATCAGCGTGCTGCTCAACACCGGAAACGGCACCTTCCAGGCCAAAACCGACTACACCACCGGAACCCAGCCCTACCACGTCACGCTCGCCGACATGAACAATGACGGCAGACTCGACGCGGTCACCGCCAACTACGGATCCAGCACCACCAGCGTGCTGCTCGGCAACGGAGACGGCACCTTCCAGGCCAAAACCGACTATGCCACCGCCGCCAACGCCCGTGAAGTTGCCGTGGGAGATGTGAACGGCGACAACAAAACAGACGTGGTGGTGGTCAGTTCCACCACCAGCAAAGTCAGCGTGCTGCTCGGCAACGGAGACGGCACCCTGCAAAGCAAAGTGGATTACACCGTGGCAGGCCTCGGAGGAGCCGTGAAACTCGGAGATTTCGACGGGAATGGAAACCTCGACATCATCACCGCCCACACCAACACCGGAAACGTCAGCATCCTCAACGGCAACGGGGACGGCACCTTCCAGACCAAAGTGGACACCGCCGTGGATCCCGCCCTGCGCGGACTGGCCCTCGGGGACATCAACAACGACACCAAACTGGATTTTGCAGTGGTGAGCCTCCTGAACAACCGTGTGTCCATTTTTCCCAAAAAGTAA
- a CDS encoding acyltransferase family protein produces MTRFVSLDALRGIAALMVVFSHVAVFTYYPFAEHPKIPSALEFVLWNLGATGVDTFFVLSGFVLSLPYLQQGREMQPLKFIFRRFRRLYPAYLVSLLLAVALKHFHGTEPLTEIVMRWYQPLTVQEVLQHLLLLNPKMHIQSVNPVLWTLLVELHMAFFMPVVIRFLASNTMSSFTVLLVTLGGGFLGGFFVFPLGMVPLFVMGALLALHHSEVQDAFQKSPLLRNAAFLLGVALVFHRYWWIQEDLFFIRYISAFGATLVIPAILASPQLQRFLQTPLVSWFGQISYSLYLVHLPILFFVASHAYSSLGGSLGTGLVGMALSVGAAALLHRWFEKPVLNTSRPIRQKKEMVHAE; encoded by the coding sequence ATGACGCGCTTCGTTTCGCTTGATGCTCTGCGGGGAATTGCTGCATTGATGGTGGTGTTTTCCCATGTCGCGGTTTTCACCTACTATCCGTTTGCAGAGCACCCCAAAATCCCCAGTGCCCTGGAATTTGTGTTGTGGAACCTGGGGGCCACAGGGGTGGACACGTTTTTCGTGTTGAGCGGTTTCGTGCTCAGCTTGCCTTACCTGCAGCAGGGTCGGGAAATGCAGCCTTTGAAGTTCATCTTCAGGCGCTTTCGACGGCTCTATCCGGCTTATCTGGTTTCTTTGCTGCTTGCAGTGGCCCTGAAGCACTTTCATGGAACAGAGCCCCTCACCGAAATCGTGATGCGCTGGTACCAGCCCCTCACCGTTCAGGAAGTGCTGCAGCACCTGCTGTTGCTCAACCCGAAAATGCACATTCAGTCGGTGAATCCGGTGTTGTGGACCCTGCTGGTGGAATTGCACATGGCGTTTTTCATGCCGGTGGTGATCCGCTTCCTGGCATCCAACACCATGTCATCCTTCACCGTGCTGTTGGTCACCCTGGGAGGGGGTTTCCTGGGGGGGTTCTTTGTGTTTCCCCTGGGCATGGTTCCCCTGTTCGTGATGGGCGCACTGCTGGCCCTGCACCACTCCGAAGTGCAAGACGCATTCCAGAAGTCCCCCCTGCTGCGCAATGCGGCTTTCTTGCTGGGGGTGGCTTTGGTGTTTCACCGGTACTGGTGGATTCAAGAGGACCTGTTTTTCATCCGGTACATCTCTGCTTTCGGGGCCACACTGGTGATCCCTGCCATTTTGGCTTCACCTCAGTTGCAGCGCTTCTTGCAAACCCCGCTGGTGTCCTGGTTCGGGCAGATCAGTTACTCCCTGTACCTGGTGCACCTGCCCATTTTGTTTTTTGTGGCTTCACACGCCTACTCCAGCCTCGGCGGCTCGCTGGGCACCGGACTGGTGGGCATGGCCCTCAGTGTGGGCGCAGCGGCCCTGCTTCACCGCTGGTTTGAGAAACCCGTGCTCAACACTTCACGCCCCATCAGGCAAAAAAAGGAGATGGTTCATGCTGAGTAA